The following proteins are co-located in the Syngnathus scovelli strain Florida chromosome 21, RoL_Ssco_1.2, whole genome shotgun sequence genome:
- the ogfod3 gene encoding 2-oxoglutarate and iron-dependent oxygenase domain-containing protein 3 isoform X1: MAPVRQRNAKGLNSTEIGKKIKRGNALRQGTAWWSTRSLTALLLVSLCLCGAAAWLYVTSLDSGITETLVSQREHVSPEPRVFIVQCSEDYENYKRYPGCTPQKCGRAVADGLVTREEAQVLRSLAERGLQLAGSEGGASILDLHSGALSMGPQFVNIYRYFGEQIQDVFTEEDFQLYRDVRKRIQSVIAEAFGLDQTVMYLTKPTFFSRINSTIAKTQHDEYWHPHIDKVTYGSFDYTSLLYLSDYGSDFTGGRFVFMDQNGNKTVEPKAGRISDVCDVILRSTRPQTAIQVQSGKKNVPGQSSKVCNKSIYESISFFVTLAMI, encoded by the exons ATGGCGCCAGTACGACAGCGAAATGCGAAAGGCCTGAATTCTACAGAGATAGGGAAGAAAATCAAAAG GGGCAATGCACTGCGGCAGGGCACTGCTTGGTGGAGTACCAGAAGCCTAACCGCTTTGTTGCTGGTTAGTCTTTGTTTGTGTGGGGCAGCAGCATGGCTATATGTCACGTCCTTGGATAGTGGCATAACGGAAACATTGGTCAGCCAGCGTGAGCACGTGTCCCCCGAGCCCAGGGTCTTTATCGTCCAGTGCTCCGAAGACTATGAGAACTACAAACGTTACCCAG GATGCACCCCTCAGAAGTGCGGGCGTGCCGTGGCAGACGGCCTAGTGACGAGGGAGGAAGCTCAGGTCCTAAGGAG CCTGGCTGAGAGGGGACTTCAACTGGCTGGATCAGAGGGAGGG GCCTCCATCTTGGATCTGCACTCAGGAGCATTGTCAATGGGGCCACAATTTGTCAACATTTACAG ATATTTTGGCGAACAGATCCAGGATGTGTTCACAGAAGAGGATTTTCAACTTTACAG agACGTACGCAAGCGAATCCAATCCGTAATCGCTGAGGCGTTTGGTTTGGACCAAACAGTGATGTACCTCACCAAGCCCACCTTCTTCTCCAGGATCAATTCGACAATAGCTAAGACCCAACATGACGAGTACTGGCACCCACACATTGATAAg gtgaCTTATGGCTCATTTGATTACACATCCCTTCTGTACCTTTCTGACTATGGCTCTGACTTCACTGGAGGAAGATTTGTCTTTATGGACCAAAATGGCAATAAGACAGTGGAACCAAAGGCAG GCCGGATCTCAGATGTCTGTGATGTCATTCTACGCAGTACAAGACCCCAAACGGCAATCCAAGTGCAGAGTGGTAAAAAAAATGTCCCTGGACAAAGCTCAAAGGTATGTAACAAGTCTATTTATgaaagtatttctttttttgtcactcTTGCAATGATATGA
- the ogfod3 gene encoding 2-oxoglutarate and iron-dependent oxygenase domain-containing protein 3 isoform X3, with translation MAPVRQRNAKGLNSTEIGKKIKRGNALRQGTAWWSTRSLTALLLVSLCLCGAAAWLYVTSLDSGITETLVSQREHVSPEPRVFIVQCSEDYENYKRYPGCTPQKCGRAVADGLVTREEAQVLRSLAERGLQLAGSEGGASILDLHSGALSMGPQFVNIYRYFGEQIQDVFTEEDFQLYRDVRKRIQSVIAEAFGLDQTVMYLTKPTFFSRINSTIAKTQHDEYWHPHIDKVTYGSFDYTSLLYLSDYGSDFTGGRFVFMDQNGNKTVEPKAGKTQLVKNEDQRGQEKISRPSSDQTLVK, from the exons ATGGCGCCAGTACGACAGCGAAATGCGAAAGGCCTGAATTCTACAGAGATAGGGAAGAAAATCAAAAG GGGCAATGCACTGCGGCAGGGCACTGCTTGGTGGAGTACCAGAAGCCTAACCGCTTTGTTGCTGGTTAGTCTTTGTTTGTGTGGGGCAGCAGCATGGCTATATGTCACGTCCTTGGATAGTGGCATAACGGAAACATTGGTCAGCCAGCGTGAGCACGTGTCCCCCGAGCCCAGGGTCTTTATCGTCCAGTGCTCCGAAGACTATGAGAACTACAAACGTTACCCAG GATGCACCCCTCAGAAGTGCGGGCGTGCCGTGGCAGACGGCCTAGTGACGAGGGAGGAAGCTCAGGTCCTAAGGAG CCTGGCTGAGAGGGGACTTCAACTGGCTGGATCAGAGGGAGGG GCCTCCATCTTGGATCTGCACTCAGGAGCATTGTCAATGGGGCCACAATTTGTCAACATTTACAG ATATTTTGGCGAACAGATCCAGGATGTGTTCACAGAAGAGGATTTTCAACTTTACAG agACGTACGCAAGCGAATCCAATCCGTAATCGCTGAGGCGTTTGGTTTGGACCAAACAGTGATGTACCTCACCAAGCCCACCTTCTTCTCCAGGATCAATTCGACAATAGCTAAGACCCAACATGACGAGTACTGGCACCCACACATTGATAAg gtgaCTTATGGCTCATTTGATTACACATCCCTTCTGTACCTTTCTGACTATGGCTCTGACTTCACTGGAGGAAGATTTGTCTTTATGGACCAAAATGGCAATAAGACAGTGGAACCAAAGGCAG GAAAAACACAACTTGTGAAGAATGAGGACCAAAGAGGACAGGAAAAGATTAGCAGGCCAAGCAGTGATCAAACCCTTGTTAAATGA
- the LOC125991582 gene encoding urotensin-2 receptor: MTSRAKLQCAGCCDKRQTGDTTCERAHLSKNFSGAQSNGGDMERRTNKSFLGAGPPTADEELVITSTFGTLLSVVYIVGVSGNVYTLVVMCHSIRFATSMYISIINLALADLLYLSTIPFVVSTYFLKDWYFGDVGCRVLLSLDLFTMHASIFTLTVMCSERYLAVTKPLDTVRRSKSYRKALAWGVWLLSLLLTVPMMIMVAETSAKSPDGKVKRMCAPTWAPLAYKVYVTVLFGTSIMAPGLIIGYLYVKLARTYLESQRNASVISKGAKRTPKQKVLLMIFTIVLVFWACFLPFWIWQLLPLYHGKPLSLASRTHTCINYLVASLTYSNSCINPFLYTLLTRNYREYLKNRHKSFYRYTSSFKQRPPSLYSWGRPASSSNQLEFTSETFVMGTFK, from the exons ATGACGTCACGAGCCAAACTGCAGTGTGCAGGCTGCTGCGATAAGCGACAGACGGGAGACACAACCTGCGAACGAGCGCATCTTTCCAAAAACTTCTCCGGCGCGCAAAGCAACGGGGGAGACATGGAGAGGAGGACAAATAAGTCTTTTTTGGGTGCCGGTCCGCCGACAGCCGATGAGGAACTCGTCATCACCTCCACGTTTGGGACCCTCCTGTCCGTCGTGTACATCGTCGGGGTGTCCGGGAACGTGTACACGTTGGTGGTGATGTGTCACTCCATCCGCTTCGCGACCTCCATGTACATCTCCATCATCAACCTCGCTCTTGCTGACCTGCTCTACCTGTCCACCATCCCTTTCGTGGTGTCCACCTACTTCCTAAAGGACTGGTACTTTGGCGACGTGGGATGCCGCGTCCTGCTCAGCCTCGATCTCTTCACCATGCACGCAAGCATCTTTACGCTGACGGTCATGTGCTCCGAGCGCTACCTGGCCGTCACCAAGCCTCTGGACACGGTGCGCCGCTCCAAGAGTTACCGCAAAGCGCTGGCGTGGGGCGTGTGGCTCCTCTCCTTGCTCCTCACCGTGCCCATGATGATCATGGTTGCCGAGACGAGCGCCAAATCGCCGGACGGGAAGGTGAAAAGAATGTGCGCGCCCACATGGGCGCCACTCGCCTACAAAGTCTACGTGACGGTTCTGTTCGGTACCAGCATCATGGCGCCGGGTCTCATTATCGGTTACCTGTACGTCAAGCTGGCGCGCACCTATTTGGAATCCCAGCGCAACGCATCGGTGATCAGCAAAGGCGCAAAGCGCACGCCTAAACAAAAGGTGCTTCTTATGATCTTCACCATCGTGTTGGTGTTCTGGGCATGTTTTCTGCCCTTTTGGATTTGGCAGCTGCTGCCTCTCTACCACGGCAAGCCGCTGAGCCTGGCCTCGAGGACGCATACCTGTATCAACTACCTGGTGGCCAGCCTCACCTACAGCAACAGCTGTATTAACCCTTTCCTCTACACGCTCCTCACTCGGAACTACAGGGAGTACCTGAAGAACAGACACAA gagcTTCTACAGGTACACCTCATCGTTTAAGCAGCGGCCACCCAGCCTGTATTCTTGGGGTCGACCAGCATCCTCCAGTAATCAGTTGGAGTTTACGTCAGAGACGTTCGTCATGGGGACGTTCAAGTGA
- the ogfod3 gene encoding 2-oxoglutarate and iron-dependent oxygenase domain-containing protein 3 isoform X2 — protein sequence MAPVRQRNAKGLNSTEIGKKIKRGNALRQGTAWWSTRSLTALLLVSLCLCGAAAWLYVTSLDSGITETLVSQREHVSPEPRVFIVQCSEDYENYKRYPGCTPQKCGRAVADGLVTREEAQVLRSLAERGLQLAGSEGGASILDLHSGALSMGPQFVNIYRYFGEQIQDVFTEEDFQLYRDVRKRIQSVIAEAFGLDQTVMYLTKPTFFSRINSTIAKTQHDEYWHPHIDKVTYGSFDYTSLLYLSDYGSDFTGGRFVFMDQNGNKTVEPKAGRVSFFSSGSENLHRVEKVTWGTRYAITVSFTCDPTQAIADPALP from the exons ATGGCGCCAGTACGACAGCGAAATGCGAAAGGCCTGAATTCTACAGAGATAGGGAAGAAAATCAAAAG GGGCAATGCACTGCGGCAGGGCACTGCTTGGTGGAGTACCAGAAGCCTAACCGCTTTGTTGCTGGTTAGTCTTTGTTTGTGTGGGGCAGCAGCATGGCTATATGTCACGTCCTTGGATAGTGGCATAACGGAAACATTGGTCAGCCAGCGTGAGCACGTGTCCCCCGAGCCCAGGGTCTTTATCGTCCAGTGCTCCGAAGACTATGAGAACTACAAACGTTACCCAG GATGCACCCCTCAGAAGTGCGGGCGTGCCGTGGCAGACGGCCTAGTGACGAGGGAGGAAGCTCAGGTCCTAAGGAG CCTGGCTGAGAGGGGACTTCAACTGGCTGGATCAGAGGGAGGG GCCTCCATCTTGGATCTGCACTCAGGAGCATTGTCAATGGGGCCACAATTTGTCAACATTTACAG ATATTTTGGCGAACAGATCCAGGATGTGTTCACAGAAGAGGATTTTCAACTTTACAG agACGTACGCAAGCGAATCCAATCCGTAATCGCTGAGGCGTTTGGTTTGGACCAAACAGTGATGTACCTCACCAAGCCCACCTTCTTCTCCAGGATCAATTCGACAATAGCTAAGACCCAACATGACGAGTACTGGCACCCACACATTGATAAg gtgaCTTATGGCTCATTTGATTACACATCCCTTCTGTACCTTTCTGACTATGGCTCTGACTTCACTGGAGGAAGATTTGTCTTTATGGACCAAAATGGCAATAAGACAGTGGAACCAAAGGCAG GTCGAGTGTCTTTTTTCTCCTCCGGCTCTGAGAACCTCCACCGTGTGGAGAAGGTGACTTGGGGTACCCGATACGCCATCACCGTGTCCTTTACGTGCGACCCTACACAAGCCATCGCCGACCCTGCGTTGCCCTGA
- the hexd gene encoding hexosaminidase D isoform X1 has product MNNPPWPNGKKVVHLDLKGAPPKVEYIYQLIECFSRLGVDGLLVEYEDMFPYEGELTLLQATAQRAYSRDQILSIQKVAKSKGMEIIPLVQTFGHMEFVLKHRPMWNLREVSNCVGTLNPHKKEGFKIVMEMLSQVVKLHPGLKTLHIGADEVYMLGEGELSKVWLASPGRTVEQLFLSHVASVVKYIKETWPHMTIIMWDDMMRDMSQDTLKASGIVGLVQPMLWDYTPNLDVKKTVSLLEKYSSAGMQDVWAASSFKGSTSVYTNVPSTQRHVDNHLQWLKVAASVPAGLNIRGIAMTGWQRYDHLSVLCELMPVGLPSLAACLQTLIHGQFSPEVQNKVIQMLGIASVEVEAMGSTFEDATLFPGRRLAESIVDLDSLLCLEDLRSFENNMYVRGWFSPYHRSRIANPLIILQIQSQASTYLTLLQQKVDVVREEMVSLYPESTAQEWIDEHVSPVMAPLQRILDDITTCTVEIVP; this is encoded by the exons ATGAATAATCCACCGTGGCCCAATGGTAAGAAGGTTGTTCACCTGGATTTGAAAGGTGCACCTCCGAAAGTGGAATACATTTACCAG CTGATAGAATGCTTTTCTAGGCTGGGTGTAGATGGCCTGCTTGTCGAATATGAGGACATGTTTCCTTATGAGGGAGAGCTGACACTATTGCAAGCCACAGCACAACGTGCATACAG CCGAGATCAGATATTATCCATACAGAAAGTTGCAAAATCTAAAGGTATGGAGATCATCCCACTTGTGCAGACCTTTGGCCATATGGAG TTTGTGTTGAAGCATAGGCCCATGTGGAACCTGAGAGAGGTGTCAAACTGCGTGGGCACCCTCAATCCCCATAAGAAAGAAGGATTTAAGATTGTGATGGAAATGCTGAGCCAGGTGGTGAAGCTGCATCCAGGTCTAAAGACACTGCATATAGGTGCAGATGAG GTGTACATGTTGGGTGAGGGTGAGCTTTCAAAAGTCTGGTTGGCTTCACCCGGACGCACCGTGGAACAACTATTCTTGAGTCACGTTGCATCTGTGGTCAAGTACATCAAGGAAACGTGGCCTCATATGACCATCATCATGTGGGATGATATGATGAGGGATATGAGTCAGGACACGTTGAAAG CTAGTGGTATTGTAGGACTCGTCCAACCAATGTTGTGGGATTACACCCCTAATCTGGATGTGAAGAAAACCG TGTCGCTGCTGGAGAAGTACTCCAGTGCCGGTATGCAAGATGTATGGGCGGCCAGCTCCTTTAAAGGTTCCACCAGTGTTTACACCAATGTACCCAGCACTCAGAGACATGTCGATAACCATTTGCAATGGTTAAAAGTGGCTGCATCTGTGCCCGCTGGTTTAAACATTAGGGGGATCGCCATGACAGGCTGGCAAAG GTATGACCACCTCTCCGTGTTGTGTGAGCTCATGCCTGTGGGTCTTCCGTCACTAGCAGCCTGTCTCCAAACACTCATCCATGGCCAGTTTAGTCCTGAGGTTCAAAACAAAGTGATTCAAATGTTGGGTATCGCTTCTGTGGAGGTAGAAGCCATGGGAAG TACGTTTGAGGATGCCACCCTGTTCCCTGGAAGGAGACTAGCAGAGTCAATTGTGGATCTGGACTCGCTTCTTTGCCTTGAGGATCTAAGGTCCTTTGAAAACAATAT GTATGTACGAGGATGGTTCAGTCCTTACCACAGATCAAGGATAGCAAACCCTCTCATCATCTTGCAGATTCAGAGTCAAGCATCAAC GTATTTGACTTTGTTGCAACAGAAGGTGGATGTTGTAAGAGAGGAGATGGTTAGTCTTTATCCAGAGTCAACAGCACAAGAGTGGATAGATGAACATGTTAGCCCCGTGATGGCCCCCCTTCAGAGGATTTTAGATGACATCACAACATGCACAGTGGAGATAGTTCCGTAA
- the hexd gene encoding hexosaminidase D isoform X2: MFPYEGELTLLQATAQRAYSRDQILSIQKVAKSKGMEIIPLVQTFGHMEFVLKHRPMWNLREVSNCVGTLNPHKKEGFKIVMEMLSQVVKLHPGLKTLHIGADEVYMLGEGELSKVWLASPGRTVEQLFLSHVASVVKYIKETWPHMTIIMWDDMMRDMSQDTLKASGIVGLVQPMLWDYTPNLDVKKTVSLLEKYSSAGMQDVWAASSFKGSTSVYTNVPSTQRHVDNHLQWLKVAASVPAGLNIRGIAMTGWQRYDHLSVLCELMPVGLPSLAACLQTLIHGQFSPEVQNKVIQMLGIASVEVEAMGSTFEDATLFPGRRLAESIVDLDSLLCLEDLRSFENNMYVRGWFSPYHRSRIANPLIILQIQSQASTYLTLLQQKVDVVREEMVSLYPESTAQEWIDEHVSPVMAPLQRILDDITTCTVEIVP, from the exons ATGTTTCCTTATGAGGGAGAGCTGACACTATTGCAAGCCACAGCACAACGTGCATACAG CCGAGATCAGATATTATCCATACAGAAAGTTGCAAAATCTAAAGGTATGGAGATCATCCCACTTGTGCAGACCTTTGGCCATATGGAG TTTGTGTTGAAGCATAGGCCCATGTGGAACCTGAGAGAGGTGTCAAACTGCGTGGGCACCCTCAATCCCCATAAGAAAGAAGGATTTAAGATTGTGATGGAAATGCTGAGCCAGGTGGTGAAGCTGCATCCAGGTCTAAAGACACTGCATATAGGTGCAGATGAG GTGTACATGTTGGGTGAGGGTGAGCTTTCAAAAGTCTGGTTGGCTTCACCCGGACGCACCGTGGAACAACTATTCTTGAGTCACGTTGCATCTGTGGTCAAGTACATCAAGGAAACGTGGCCTCATATGACCATCATCATGTGGGATGATATGATGAGGGATATGAGTCAGGACACGTTGAAAG CTAGTGGTATTGTAGGACTCGTCCAACCAATGTTGTGGGATTACACCCCTAATCTGGATGTGAAGAAAACCG TGTCGCTGCTGGAGAAGTACTCCAGTGCCGGTATGCAAGATGTATGGGCGGCCAGCTCCTTTAAAGGTTCCACCAGTGTTTACACCAATGTACCCAGCACTCAGAGACATGTCGATAACCATTTGCAATGGTTAAAAGTGGCTGCATCTGTGCCCGCTGGTTTAAACATTAGGGGGATCGCCATGACAGGCTGGCAAAG GTATGACCACCTCTCCGTGTTGTGTGAGCTCATGCCTGTGGGTCTTCCGTCACTAGCAGCCTGTCTCCAAACACTCATCCATGGCCAGTTTAGTCCTGAGGTTCAAAACAAAGTGATTCAAATGTTGGGTATCGCTTCTGTGGAGGTAGAAGCCATGGGAAG TACGTTTGAGGATGCCACCCTGTTCCCTGGAAGGAGACTAGCAGAGTCAATTGTGGATCTGGACTCGCTTCTTTGCCTTGAGGATCTAAGGTCCTTTGAAAACAATAT GTATGTACGAGGATGGTTCAGTCCTTACCACAGATCAAGGATAGCAAACCCTCTCATCATCTTGCAGATTCAGAGTCAAGCATCAAC GTATTTGACTTTGTTGCAACAGAAGGTGGATGTTGTAAGAGAGGAGATGGTTAGTCTTTATCCAGAGTCAACAGCACAAGAGTGGATAGATGAACATGTTAGCCCCGTGATGGCCCCCCTTCAGAGGATTTTAGATGACATCACAACATGCACAGTGGAGATAGTTCCGTAA
- the cybc1 gene encoding cytochrome b-245 chaperone 1 homolog: MGYMVVEEHSSTKLHLKRDPGIRSWSLCIGMAAVGLAAAYYSSDSILWKLFYVTGCLFVAIQNMEEWEEAVFDKTKNLIHLKNISLYTLVLTLWKRGQEKVVLDLKHLQDVCVQEEKVRYLGKGYLVMLRLATGFSYPLTQSATVGGRSDVEAVAVLLKRFLGMEERQEQKEMSECAEEEADFLDNSSESEDEEEKP, encoded by the exons ATGGGATACATGGTAGTCGAGGAGCACAGCTCTACAAAGCTACACCTGAAGAGAGACCCTGGCATCCGTTCCTGGTCTCTTTGTATTG GTATGGCAGCTGTTGGGTTGGCGGCAGCCTACTACAGCTCAG ATAGCATCTTGTGGAAGCTTTTCTATGTCACCGGATGTCTGTTTGTGGCCATTCAGAACATGGAAGAGTGGGAGGAGGCAGTGTTTGATAAAACTAAGAATCTCATTCACCTCAAGAACATTAGCTTGTACACTTTAGTTCTGACGCTATGGAAAAGGGGCCAAGAGAAAG TTGTTTTGGACTTGAAGCATCTGCAGGATGTCTGTGTCCAAGAAGAAAAAGTCCGATATTTGGGAAAAGGCTACCTGGTGATGTTGCGTCTGGCGACAGGTTTCTCCTACCCGCTGACTCAGAGTGCCACAGTTGGGGGGCGAAG TGATGTGGAGGCTGTAGCTGTGTTGCTCAAACGCTTTTTGGGGATGGAGGAGCGGCAAGAGCAGAAAGAAATGAGTGAGTGTGCAGAGGAGGAAGCAGATTTTTTGGATAACAGCAGCGAATCCgaggatgaagaagaaaaaccTTGA
- the narf gene encoding nuclear prelamin A recognition factor, with the protein MNKMSELSIGKRKEKCENCTKQCNRKQSDGDVSSHQNGEQVNGEENKSIQLLLSACLSCDGCMSEEESLKISQQNLMEIERVLTLNEKCDVTNHKVLVASVCPQSLPFFAVKFGVDIVEAAGKLCGFLKSLGVQFVFDTTLAAGFSIIESQKEFIQRYHRRHHDSHALPMFTSSCPGWIRYSERILGSLVTPHICTARSPQQIMGCLVKDYFSKQQKLNADKLYHIVVAPCFDKKLEAVREEFYNSLLESRDVDCVLTSGEIYYLMQQKKVSAEDLDSFPLDHVIGESGDPALVRHEGRGSEGFLEHVFKHAAKELFGLDVHEITYKTLRNRDFQEVILERDGETLLQFAAVYGFRNIQTLVHRMRKGRVPYQLVEVLSCPGGCLSGRGQAENETGGGVDKQLVQQMEEVYSSLPVTLPEVNPALQTLYQDWLQGQDSQPACKLLHTQYRSQSRTPLQPPHMQW; encoded by the exons ATGAACAAAATGTCTGAGCTCAGCATTGGGAAACGCAAGGAAAAGTGTGAAAACTGCACCAAGCAG TGCAACAGGAAACAGAGCGATGGTGATGTCAGCTCACACCAAAATGGAGAGCAAGTCAATGGAGAG GAGAATAAGAGCATACAGTTGTTGCTGAGTGCTTGTTTATCCTGCGATGGCTGTATGTCTGAGGAGGAGAGCCTGAAGATCTCTCAACAGAACTTGATGGAGATAGAGCGGGTTTTGACTCTCAATGag AAGTGTGATGTGACAAACCACAAAGTTCTGGTAGCATCAGTGTGTCCACAGTCACTCCCTTTTTTCGCCGTCAAGTTTGGCGTGGACATCGTTGAGGCCGCCGGTAAACTTTGCGGTTTTCTCAAGAGCCTCG GTGTGCAGTTTGTCTTTGATACCACTCTGGCAGCAGGATTTAGCATCATAGAGAGTCAAAAAGAGTTTATTCAGAGGTATCACAGGAGGCACCATGACTCCCATGCTTTGCCCATGTTCACCTCCTCCTGCCCag GTTGGATTCGCTATTCCGAGCGTATCCTCGGGAGTTTGGTCACACCTCACATTTGCACAGCAAGGTCTCCGCAGCAAATTATGGGATGTCTAGTCAAAGACTACTTCTCCAAACAGCAA AAACTAAATGCGGACAAATTGTACCATATAGTAGTGGCGCCTTGCTTTGACAAAAAACTGGAGGCTGTCCGAGAAGAGTTTTACAACAGTCTGCTGGAGAGCCGTGATGTGGACTGTGTCCTCACCTCAG GGGAAATTTACTACCTGATGCAACAGAAGAAGGTCTCAGCAGAAGATTTGGACTCTTTTCCATTAGATCACGT GATTGGAGAAAGTGGAGACCCGGCCCTGGTTCGACACGAAGGTCGCGGTTCTGAGGGTTTTCTAGAACATGTGTTCAAGCATGCTGCTAAGGAGCTTTTTGGTCTAGATGTCCACGAGATCACCTACAAAACCCTCAG GAACCGCGACTTTCAAGAGGTGATATTAGAACGAGACGGGGAAACGCTCTTGCAGTTTGCGGCCGTTTACGGCTTCAGGAACATCCAGACCTTGGTGCACCGCATGAGGAAGGGACGAGTACCTTACCAGTTGGTGGAGGTACTGTCCTGCCCAGGAG GTTGCTTAAGCGGCCGCGGTCAAGCTGAGAATGAGACGGGTGGCGGTGTAGATAAACAACTAGTCCAGCAGATGGAAGAAGTCTACAGCAGCCTGCCTGTCACTCTCCCCGAGGTCAACCCCGCTTTGCAGACCCTTTATCAAGACTGGCTTCAGGGCCAGGATTCCCAGCCGGCATGCAAGTTACTACACACCCAGTACAGGAGTCAGAGTCGCACCCCCTTACAGCCACCTCACATGCAATGGTGA